A section of the Castanea sativa cultivar Marrone di Chiusa Pesio chromosome 12, ASM4071231v1 genome encodes:
- the LOC142618544 gene encoding 1-aminocyclopropane-1-carboxylate oxidase 1-like: protein MENFPVINLEKLNGEERGATMEKIQDACENWGFFELINHGISHELMDTMERLTKEHYQKSMEQRFKELVATKGLEGVQTEVNDLDWESTFFLRHLPHSNISEIPDLQDEYRKVMKEFALRLEKLAEELLDLLCENLGLEKGYLKKAFHGSKGPNFGTKVSNYPPCPKPDLIKGLRAHTDAGGIILLFQDDKVSGLQLLKDDQWIDVPPMRHSIVINLGDQIEVITNGKYKSVMHRVIAQTDGNRMSIASFYNPGGDAVIYPAPTLVEKEADENNNLYPKFVFEDYMKLYAGLKFQAKEPRFEAMKAIESNVNVGPIATA from the exons atggagaacTTCCCAGTGATCAACTTGGAGAAACTAAATGGTGAAGAGAGAGGAGCAACCATGGAGAAAATACAAGATGCCTGTGAAAACTGGGGCTTCTTTGAG TTAATAAATCATGGCATATCCCATGAGCTAATGGACACCATGGAGAGATTGACAAAGGAGCACTACCAGAAGTCTATGGAGCAAAGGTTCAAGGAACTTGTGGCAACCAAAGGTCTAGAGGGTGTTCAGACTGAGGTCAATGACTTGGATTGGGAGAGCACCTTCTTTTTGCGCCATCTTCCTCACTCCAATATATCTGAGATCCCAGATCTCCAGGATGAATATAG GAAGGTGATGAAGGAATTTGCATTAAGGTTGGAAAAATTAGCAGAGGAACTCCTAGACCTGTTATGTGAGAATCTTGGACTAGAGAAAGGTTACCTGAAAAAGGCATTCCATGGATCAAAGGGTCCAAATTTTGGCACCAAGGTTAGCAATTACCCTCCATGCCCAAAGCCAGACCTTATAAAGGGTCTTCGTGCCCACACAGATGCTGGTGGGATCATCCTACTTTTCCAGGATGACAAGGTCAGTGGTCTCCAGCTACTCAAAGATGATCAGTGGATAGACGTGCCCCCTATGCGCCACTCCATTGTTATTAACCTTGGTGACCAAATTGAG gtCATCACCAATGGGAAGTACAAGAGTGTGATGCACAGAGTGATAGCACAAACAGATGGAAACAGAATGTCAATAGCTTCATTCTACAACCCTGGGGGTGATGCTGTTATATATCCAGCACCAACACTGGTGGAGAAAGAGGCAGATGAGAACAACAATTTGTACCCAAAATTTGTGTTTGAAGACTACATGAAGTTGTATGCTGGCCTCAAGTTCCAGGCCAAGGAGCCCAGATTTGAAGCCATGAAAGCCATAGAATCTAATGTTAATGTGGGTCCAATTGCAACAGCTTAA